A window of uncultured Litoreibacter sp. contains these coding sequences:
- a CDS encoding YbaB/EbfC family nucleoid-associated protein, with product MLKGLGGLGDMAGMMKKAQEMQTKMADMQAEMENLTVEGESGAGLVKATASGKGTITALDIDPSIFHPDEKEVVEDLILAAIKDAQNKAQDKMQEEMGKMTEGLGLPAGMKLPF from the coding sequence ATGCTTAAAGGTTTGGGCGGGCTCGGCGATATGGCCGGGATGATGAAAAAGGCGCAGGAAATGCAGACCAAAATGGCCGATATGCAGGCCGAGATGGAAAACCTGACGGTCGAAGGCGAAAGCGGAGCCGGCTTGGTAAAGGCGACGGCTTCGGGCAAAGGCACGATTACCGCGCTCGATATCGATCCCTCCATCTTCCACCCTGACGAGAAAGAGGTCGTCGAAGACCTGATCCTTGCCGCCATCAAAGACGCGCAAAACAAGGCGCAGGACAAGATGCAGGAAGAAATGGGAAAAATGACCGAGGGCCTTGGTTTGCCTGCAGGAATGAAACTTCCTTTCTAA
- a CDS encoding TraB/GumN family protein — MKQFLTSLLLLLPIPASAQHWATVDACRIENPRIVESAFGPDGNFIRSIAAQEINGTGRLWKITTENGAQSHLWGTYHSNDPTILDLPPKFRKAISQAKVVATEYNPIPKSRRIIELQYSDERLWRPLRSGHKFSLPDKEVESWVRTRATALGYGKRALDNLTDLGIAEALLGDPCNDFLSGVFPIQDDRILLLGADAGAKIVGLEPYDSFRSTLSRNDYADVTRAMIEVYGAYLNPKDVREGRSTSYALYLQGQIGVMRAWDTAYITRIYGDPRGAELLSLVDGYLVAERNQTFLQTALPLIEDGGAVLAVGSFHLPGSDGMVELIRAAGHTVERVVTAGEIP, encoded by the coding sequence ATGAAGCAATTCCTCACCTCACTGCTCCTTCTGCTTCCAATCCCGGCATCTGCCCAACATTGGGCAACCGTGGATGCCTGCCGTATCGAAAACCCGCGCATCGTCGAAAGCGCCTTCGGCCCAGATGGCAACTTCATAAGATCTATCGCGGCGCAGGAAATCAACGGAACTGGTCGTCTTTGGAAGATCACCACCGAAAATGGGGCTCAGTCCCACCTCTGGGGGACTTACCATTCCAACGATCCCACCATTCTCGACCTGCCGCCCAAATTTCGTAAAGCCATTTCGCAGGCCAAGGTCGTTGCCACCGAATACAACCCGATTCCGAAGTCACGACGTATTATCGAACTGCAATATTCTGACGAACGTCTTTGGCGCCCGCTCCGCTCCGGCCACAAGTTTTCCTTACCTGACAAAGAGGTCGAAAGCTGGGTAAGAACCCGCGCGACGGCATTGGGCTACGGCAAGCGCGCGTTGGATAACCTGACAGACCTTGGTATTGCAGAAGCCCTGCTGGGTGATCCCTGCAATGACTTCCTGTCCGGGGTTTTCCCGATACAAGACGACCGCATCTTGCTGCTTGGGGCTGATGCAGGGGCCAAGATTGTCGGGCTTGAACCCTATGACAGTTTCCGCTCCACGCTTAGCCGAAATGACTATGCCGATGTCACACGCGCCATGATCGAGGTCTATGGGGCCTACCTGAACCCCAAGGACGTGCGGGAAGGTCGCTCCACCAGCTATGCGCTGTACCTGCAAGGTCAGATCGGCGTTATGCGCGCGTGGGACACCGCCTATATCACCCGCATATACGGGGACCCCCGCGGGGCCGAGCTGCTGTCGCTCGTCGACGGGTACCTCGTGGCGGAAAGAAACCAGACCTTCCTGCAAACCGCACTCCCCCTAATCGAGGATGGCGGCGCAGTTTTGGCGGTGGGTTCATTCCACCTGCCCGGCTCCGATGGCATGGTAGAATTGATCAGGGCGGCAGGACACACGGTAGAGCGGGTGGTGACCGCCGGAGAAATCCCCTAG
- the recR gene encoding recombination mediator RecR, translating to MSNTDLDHLIEMMAKLPGLGPRSARRAVLHMIKKRALLMTPLSDTLQKVAATARECITCGNIGTTDLCDICESPKRANSEICVVEDVADLWAMERSQMFKGRYHVLGGTLSALDAIGPDELRIPKLVDRVTSEGISEVILALNATIDGQTTAHYIAGELEKRGVKVTSLAQGVPIGGELDYLDDGTISAALKARKVM from the coding sequence ATGAGCAACACCGACCTAGATCATCTCATTGAAATGATGGCGAAATTGCCGGGCCTTGGGCCCCGCTCTGCCCGTCGCGCCGTGCTGCATATGATCAAGAAACGCGCTCTTCTGATGACGCCCCTGTCAGACACATTGCAGAAGGTCGCCGCTACTGCCCGCGAGTGCATCACTTGTGGCAATATCGGCACCACCGACCTCTGTGATATCTGTGAAAGCCCCAAACGTGCCAACTCGGAAATCTGCGTAGTCGAAGACGTGGCCGACCTCTGGGCAATGGAGCGCAGCCAAATGTTCAAGGGCCGCTACCATGTGCTGGGCGGCACCCTGTCCGCGCTCGACGCAATTGGGCCGGATGAGTTGCGAATTCCGAAACTCGTTGACCGGGTGACGTCGGAAGGTATCTCCGAAGTTATTCTGGCCTTGAATGCAACTATCGATGGACAAACCACCGCTCATTACATCGCCGGAGAGTTGGAGAAGCGCGGCGTCAAGGTCACATCGTTGGCCCAAGGGGTGCCCATTGGCGGCGAGCTGGACTACCTCGACGACGGCACGATCTCAGCTGCCCTCAAAGCCCGGAAGGTGATGTAG
- a CDS encoding DMT family transporter yields MTPIVQNPLKGIYLMVASMGGFAIADTLIKLASGTMSPAHTTLMLMGGGLLVFAALAKWQGEALLSWEAFRPLYLMRYVAEIMGTFGIVLSLTYVDLSVVGAILQATPLVVVVGAILFLGERVSWRRWSAIGVGFVGVLMIVQPGDEGFDATVLWPILAMTGLALRDLTTRVTPPGMNSARLATYTMAAALPFALLWIGLAEDTWLPASPNWVLVFGMVGFGALGYLLLIASIRAAPVSVVSPYRYSRLIFLLVAGMLVFGERPGIMTLAGAALIVASGIYAMWRDRQTA; encoded by the coding sequence ATGACACCCATCGTCCAAAACCCTTTGAAGGGGATTTACCTGATGGTCGCCTCCATGGGTGGGTTCGCGATTGCGGATACGTTGATCAAACTTGCTTCAGGCACCATGTCGCCTGCGCATACCACGTTGATGCTGATGGGGGGCGGGCTGCTGGTCTTTGCGGCATTGGCCAAGTGGCAGGGTGAGGCGTTGCTGTCATGGGAGGCGTTCCGGCCTTTGTACCTGATGCGCTACGTTGCTGAGATTATGGGGACCTTCGGCATCGTACTGTCGCTGACCTATGTCGATTTGTCGGTCGTTGGGGCCATCCTGCAGGCGACGCCATTGGTTGTTGTGGTGGGCGCGATCCTGTTTCTGGGAGAACGCGTCAGCTGGCGGCGATGGAGCGCTATTGGCGTGGGGTTCGTCGGTGTTTTGATGATCGTGCAGCCGGGCGACGAGGGGTTTGACGCGACGGTGCTTTGGCCAATTCTTGCCATGACCGGGCTGGCGCTGCGCGACCTGACCACACGCGTGACCCCACCCGGCATGAACAGCGCGCGACTGGCGACATACACTATGGCGGCGGCGCTGCCATTCGCGTTGTTGTGGATCGGGCTGGCCGAGGACACGTGGCTGCCTGCGTCGCCGAACTGGGTTTTGGTTTTTGGAATGGTGGGATTTGGGGCGTTGGGCTATTTGCTGCTGATTGCCTCGATCCGCGCGGCGCCCGTGTCGGTGGTCAGCCCGTACCGGTATTCGCGGCTAATATTCCTGCTGGTCGCAGGGATGCTGGTGTTTGGGGAGCGGCCCGGGATTATGACGCTTGCTGGCGCTGCCCTGATCGTAGCGTCGGGCATTTACGCGATGTGGCGGGACCGGCAAACGGCCTAG
- a CDS encoding HAD family hydrolase produces the protein MVQTITTIGFDADDTLWQNEEFFRLTQDHFTELLRDFADPDQLAATLLQAELRNLGKYGFGIKGFMLSMIETAIEVTDETVPATAIAEIIAAGQEMLEHPVNLLPHAADVVSTLAEGFRLVLITKGDLLDQERKLAQSGLGELFDAVEIVSDKTPQTYIRAFMRHGDGPDRAMMVGNSMKSDVVPAIDAGGWGVHVPAKYEWEVERADAPLGHPRFHVLEHLGGLVELVGGL, from the coding sequence ATGGTGCAAACAATTACAACAATTGGCTTCGATGCGGACGATACCCTCTGGCAGAACGAGGAATTCTTCCGCCTGACACAGGACCACTTCACCGAACTGCTGCGCGATTTTGCGGACCCCGACCAGCTTGCGGCGACCCTTCTTCAGGCAGAGTTGCGCAACTTGGGCAAATACGGCTTTGGGATAAAAGGATTTATGCTGTCCATGATCGAGACGGCGATCGAAGTGACCGACGAAACCGTGCCCGCGACCGCTATTGCCGAGATCATCGCGGCAGGTCAGGAAATGTTGGAACATCCGGTTAACCTTCTACCACATGCCGCGGATGTGGTCAGCACCTTAGCCGAAGGATTTAGGCTTGTATTGATCACCAAGGGCGACCTGCTGGACCAGGAACGCAAGTTGGCGCAATCGGGGCTGGGAGAGCTGTTTGACGCGGTTGAGATTGTCTCGGACAAGACCCCGCAAACCTATATCCGCGCTTTCATGCGGCATGGCGACGGGCCGGACCGCGCTATGATGGTTGGCAACTCGATGAAATCGGATGTGGTGCCCGCCATTGATGCGGGCGGCTGGGGTGTGCACGTGCCTGCCAAATACGAGTGGGAAGTCGAACGCGCCGATGCGCCGCTGGGCCACCCGCGATTCCACGTGCTGGAACATCTGGGCGGGCTTGTGGAATTGGTGGGCGGGCTATAG
- the clpS gene encoding ATP-dependent Clp protease adapter ClpS, which yields MAGSDDDPDKGTDTVVVTKTKPKTKKPPMYKVLLLNDDYTPMEFVVLVLERFFQINHAQSVEIMLTVHKKGMAVVGVFAFEIAETKVAQVMDFARRNQHPLQCTMEKE from the coding sequence ATGGCAGGTAGCGACGACGACCCCGACAAGGGGACGGACACGGTTGTCGTGACCAAGACCAAACCAAAGACGAAGAAACCACCGATGTACAAGGTGCTGCTTCTCAATGACGACTACACCCCGATGGAATTTGTCGTGCTGGTTCTTGAGCGGTTCTTCCAGATCAACCACGCCCAATCCGTCGAAATCATGCTGACCGTGCATAAGAAAGGCATGGCCGTCGTCGGCGTCTTCGCGTTTGAGATTGCCGAAACCAAGGTCGCTCAGGTGATGGACTTTGCACGCCGCAACCAGCACCCCCTGCAATGCACGATGGAGAAGGAGTAG
- a CDS encoding class I SAM-dependent methyltransferase translates to MAAESGAIDLPEGTFGWLNANSGSTLGIDDHRLHATQSFFPDHARLEARGISVSPFLQRQVDHAVIQAHRSKAASFNLIAQTLEHTSPGALISVDGDKTDGIESILKELKRRFDGVESYSKAHGKLVWFKHPDVMPDISDWIDVTYLYPNGWVTRAGVFSADGPDQGSKALASALPVLTGKVADLGAGWGYLSGEALKSETITELHGFEADFHATECAKHNVRDARARFHWSDVLSLEENGFDVVISNPPFHTTRKPDTTLGSAFIHKAADMLKPKGALWMVANRNLPYEATLASRFRRVDVISESGGFKVISARTPKTSRTG, encoded by the coding sequence TTGGCCGCCGAAAGCGGAGCGATCGACCTGCCTGAAGGCACATTCGGTTGGCTAAATGCCAATAGCGGAAGCACTCTCGGTATTGATGATCACAGGCTTCATGCGACGCAAAGCTTCTTCCCGGATCATGCACGCCTGGAGGCTCGGGGCATAAGCGTGTCCCCATTTCTTCAGCGGCAGGTGGATCATGCCGTCATCCAGGCTCACCGATCTAAGGCCGCAAGTTTCAATCTGATAGCGCAAACGCTCGAACATACTTCACCCGGTGCGCTAATTTCCGTGGACGGCGATAAGACCGACGGAATCGAGAGCATATTGAAAGAGCTGAAACGTCGATTTGACGGTGTCGAGAGCTACTCGAAAGCGCATGGAAAGTTAGTCTGGTTCAAACATCCAGACGTGATGCCGGATATCTCCGATTGGATAGATGTGACCTATTTGTACCCAAATGGATGGGTGACGCGCGCCGGTGTATTTTCGGCTGACGGTCCCGATCAAGGCTCCAAGGCACTAGCCTCGGCATTGCCAGTTCTAACAGGCAAGGTGGCCGATTTGGGGGCGGGTTGGGGTTACTTGTCCGGTGAAGCATTAAAGTCCGAAACCATAACCGAATTGCACGGGTTTGAAGCCGACTTTCATGCGACGGAATGCGCGAAGCACAACGTCCGGGATGCAAGGGCGCGGTTTCACTGGTCGGACGTCTTGTCTTTGGAAGAGAACGGATTTGATGTGGTGATCTCGAACCCGCCATTTCACACCACCCGCAAACCCGATACGACGCTGGGCTCCGCGTTCATTCACAAGGCGGCTGATATGTTGAAGCCGAAAGGTGCGCTGTGGATGGTGGCAAACCGGAACCTCCCCTATGAGGCGACTTTGGCTTCCCGTTTTCGACGGGTCGACGTGATTTCAGAATCCGGCGGATTCAAGGTGATATCGGCCAGGACCCCCAAAACTTCTCGCACCGGCTAA
- a CDS encoding SDR family oxidoreductase, which produces MSFSIAGKTAIVTGAANGVGLAIARHFIAQGANVMMADRDEDSLREEVPDDDQEDGNARIFACDLREKLSHSNLINATLDAFDRIDILVNGSRQVLTTDALDVDDDSVDVMLQQNLMSSLRLSQQVARKMIEQASDNEPGEIAGTIVNLSSIAAHRSRPGLMGFSIANAAMDQMTRTLALALAPNHIRVNAIAFGSVMSASLKQSLKDTAGLREDITKHTPLARIGNPSEVADAAQFLSSDAAGFITGQIMTIDGGRTLLDPVETAAH; this is translated from the coding sequence ATGTCATTTTCGATCGCAGGCAAAACGGCAATTGTCACTGGCGCCGCCAACGGGGTTGGACTGGCCATAGCGAGACATTTCATCGCTCAAGGGGCGAATGTCATGATGGCCGACCGCGACGAGGATTCCCTGCGGGAGGAAGTTCCCGATGACGATCAGGAAGATGGCAACGCGCGCATATTCGCCTGCGACCTTCGGGAGAAACTAAGCCACTCCAATCTGATCAACGCCACCCTAGATGCGTTTGACCGCATCGATATATTGGTGAACGGCTCAAGACAGGTTTTGACCACCGATGCGTTGGATGTAGATGACGACAGCGTTGACGTGATGCTTCAGCAAAACCTGATGTCCAGCCTTAGGCTCAGCCAACAGGTCGCCAGAAAGATGATTGAGCAAGCCAGCGACAATGAGCCAGGCGAGATTGCGGGCACAATCGTCAACCTGTCGTCCATTGCAGCACACCGGTCGCGACCTGGTCTCATGGGGTTCTCAATTGCGAACGCAGCGATGGATCAAATGACCCGCACCTTGGCGCTCGCGCTCGCGCCCAACCACATCCGGGTCAACGCGATTGCATTTGGGTCGGTGATGTCCGCAAGCCTCAAACAGTCCTTAAAAGACACAGCCGGGCTACGCGAAGATATAACCAAACACACTCCGCTCGCCCGTATCGGAAACCCCTCCGAAGTCGCGGATGCTGCGCAGTTTTTGTCGTCAGACGCGGCCGGATTCATCACCGGCCAGATCATGACAATCGACGGCGGCCGCACCTTGCTGGACCCGGTTGAAACCGCGGCCCACTAG
- a CDS encoding SDR family oxidoreductase → MSKVALVTGGGSGIGRACALTLGRNGYHVVVTGRRLEALEETVGLIGDTGASAIAADITNPDEVDALYHTIKGDHGRLDVLFNNAGNNVPAAPIGDIPVEDFLKVINVNLTGAFIAARGAFNLMREQSPQGGRIINNGSISAAVPRPGSAPYTSSKHAITGMTRSISLDGRPYNIACGQIDIGNAASDMTTQMGRGVPQADLSIKPEPVMDVQHVADSVLHMANLPLSANVQFMTVMASSMPFIGRG, encoded by the coding sequence ATGTCGAAAGTAGCATTGGTGACCGGTGGCGGTTCTGGGATCGGTCGCGCCTGCGCGCTGACGTTGGGTAGGAACGGATACCATGTCGTCGTTACAGGGCGTCGGCTTGAGGCGCTTGAAGAAACGGTTGGCTTGATTGGCGATACCGGTGCTTCGGCAATTGCAGCTGACATTACCAATCCTGACGAAGTTGACGCTCTCTATCACACCATCAAAGGCGATCATGGCCGTCTCGACGTCCTGTTTAATAATGCCGGGAACAATGTCCCTGCGGCACCGATCGGTGACATCCCCGTCGAGGATTTTCTCAAAGTTATCAACGTGAACCTAACAGGCGCATTCATCGCTGCTCGGGGTGCATTCAACCTGATGCGTGAACAGTCACCTCAAGGCGGTCGCATTATCAACAATGGTTCGATTTCAGCGGCTGTGCCACGACCTGGCTCTGCGCCCTATACGTCGTCCAAACATGCAATAACCGGCATGACGCGGTCGATCTCCCTCGACGGTCGACCCTACAATATCGCGTGCGGGCAAATCGATATTGGAAACGCGGCTTCCGATATGACGACACAAATGGGCCGCGGGGTGCCTCAGGCCGATCTGTCCATAAAGCCCGAGCCGGTCATGGATGTTCAGCACGTCGCTGACAGCGTTCTGCACATGGCGAATTTGCCGCTTTCGGCCAATGTTCAGTTTATGACGGTTATGGCGTCCTCTATGCCCTTTATCGGGCGCGGATAG
- the ccoS gene encoding cbb3-type cytochrome oxidase assembly protein CcoS, protein MNVLFVLIPASLFLSGLGLCAFLWTVKNMQYDDTEGSSARILLDEEDLQHGNADDTGQ, encoded by the coding sequence ATGAACGTTTTGTTCGTTCTCATACCTGCCTCGCTTTTTCTAAGTGGGCTCGGGCTCTGCGCGTTTCTGTGGACAGTCAAGAACATGCAGTACGATGATACCGAAGGCAGCTCGGCCCGCATATTGCTTGACGAAGAAGATCTGCAGCACGGCAATGCCGACGATACTGGTCAATAG
- a CDS encoding heavy metal translocating P-type ATPase, which translates to MTYVSACPACAAAPLAEDVAKQVTPPNMFLSLPTIHCAACIGAVERALAKVSGVVHARVNLSLKRVAIVADGVSVEEIVGILDQIGYEAHPLDPALIETRQDDIGRALLIRLAVAGFAMMNVMLFSVAVWSGASEATRDLFHLISAAISLPAVLFSGQPFFSSAWSALRVRALNMDVPISLAILLAAGMSLFEVLNSGAHAYFDAALSLTFFLLIGRYLDHRTRSAAKSAAKDLAALEVNMAQLITDGVANKTPVAQLCVGDTVLVPTGARVPVDGDLASPAASTDRSFLTGETTAFSVKEGAPLQAGEINLGAAFQMRVTAVGEDTTLSRVVAMVEMAENSRNRYTNLADRAARIYAPAVHLLALFAFVGWVLAIGDLRHALNVAVAILIITCPCALGLAVPAVATAAISKLYGMGFLVKNGSALERLAEIDTAIFDKTGTLTITGAGSNVPRLSAEQVSVARALAQSSDHPAARAVLEGLPTGAAAELSELREVPGSGVQARWNGKDVRLGRGSWLEAEFEGTGLRIGVTDAIRIGLTETLRPGTKQAVTDLGSQGIELEILSGDGSKAVQSIAKQLGVSTANAEIDALAKHAHLTELAESGRRVLMVGDGLNDTASLAAAHASVAPSSALDASRNAADIVLLRDSLSDLPRLLAVARLSTQLSKQNFAIAALYNCIAVPIALLGYATPLIAAIAMSASSITVLANAMRVRAAS; encoded by the coding sequence ATGACCTATGTTTCCGCATGCCCGGCCTGCGCGGCGGCCCCCTTGGCCGAAGATGTCGCAAAGCAGGTCACGCCTCCTAACATGTTTTTGTCTTTGCCGACCATCCATTGCGCAGCGTGCATCGGCGCGGTTGAACGGGCTTTGGCAAAGGTTTCAGGCGTGGTGCATGCGCGCGTGAACCTGTCGCTGAAACGTGTGGCAATCGTTGCTGACGGGGTCAGCGTGGAAGAGATTGTCGGCATATTGGACCAAATCGGGTATGAGGCGCATCCGCTTGATCCCGCCTTGATCGAGACGCGCCAAGACGACATTGGCCGCGCCCTATTGATCCGCCTTGCGGTCGCAGGGTTCGCGATGATGAACGTCATGCTGTTTTCGGTCGCTGTTTGGTCTGGCGCTTCCGAGGCGACGCGGGATTTGTTCCATTTGATCTCAGCCGCAATTTCCCTACCCGCAGTCTTGTTTTCAGGTCAGCCGTTCTTCTCTAGCGCATGGTCCGCGTTGCGGGTCCGCGCGCTTAACATGGATGTGCCGATATCCTTGGCAATTCTGCTGGCCGCCGGCATGTCGTTATTCGAAGTTTTGAACAGTGGCGCACATGCGTATTTCGACGCGGCATTGTCGCTGACGTTCTTTCTTCTCATCGGTCGCTACCTTGACCACCGTACCCGTAGCGCAGCGAAATCTGCCGCAAAGGATTTGGCCGCACTAGAAGTGAATATGGCCCAACTGATCACGGACGGGGTGGCGAACAAAACACCAGTTGCCCAGCTCTGTGTTGGAGACACGGTTTTGGTGCCCACGGGCGCGCGGGTGCCTGTGGATGGTGACCTTGCTAGCCCTGCGGCCTCTACGGATCGGTCATTCTTGACCGGAGAAACCACCGCCTTCTCCGTCAAGGAGGGCGCCCCGTTGCAGGCAGGGGAGATAAATCTTGGGGCAGCGTTTCAGATGCGTGTTACCGCCGTGGGTGAGGACACAACGTTGAGCCGCGTTGTCGCCATGGTTGAGATGGCGGAGAACAGCCGCAACCGTTACACAAACCTGGCTGATCGCGCCGCGCGCATCTATGCGCCGGCGGTTCATTTACTGGCCCTGTTTGCATTTGTTGGATGGGTTTTGGCCATTGGCGACCTACGACATGCGCTCAATGTCGCCGTCGCCATTCTGATCATAACCTGCCCATGTGCCCTCGGACTTGCTGTCCCAGCGGTCGCAACGGCTGCTATCTCAAAGCTCTACGGCATGGGCTTCCTTGTCAAAAACGGTAGCGCCCTTGAGCGGCTGGCGGAGATTGACACCGCCATTTTCGACAAGACAGGGACGCTTACCATAACGGGTGCCGGATCAAATGTCCCCAGACTCAGTGCTGAGCAAGTCAGTGTTGCACGCGCGCTCGCACAATCCTCAGATCATCCCGCCGCCCGCGCAGTTTTGGAGGGATTGCCCACCGGCGCTGCGGCTGAGCTTAGCGAATTGCGAGAAGTCCCGGGCAGCGGTGTTCAGGCCAGGTGGAACGGCAAAGATGTCAGGCTTGGTCGCGGCTCTTGGCTAGAGGCTGAATTCGAAGGCACTGGTCTGCGGATTGGCGTGACCGATGCTATCCGCATTGGCCTCACCGAAACGCTTCGCCCCGGTACGAAGCAAGCCGTGACGGATCTTGGTTCCCAAGGCATCGAGTTGGAAATACTGAGTGGTGACGGATCAAAGGCCGTTCAAAGTATTGCGAAGCAATTGGGCGTGTCGACAGCCAATGCCGAGATTGATGCTCTTGCCAAACACGCGCATCTGACGGAGCTGGCGGAAAGCGGCCGTCGTGTCTTGATGGTCGGCGACGGGCTGAACGACACAGCGTCTTTGGCCGCAGCCCATGCATCAGTTGCACCCTCGTCTGCGCTGGATGCATCTCGGAACGCAGCAGATATCGTCCTGCTAAGGGACAGTCTGTCGGATCTGCCCCGGCTCTTGGCTGTCGCGCGCCTTTCTACGCAGCTTTCAAAGCAGAATTTCGCGATCGCGGCACTATACAATTGCATCGCGGTTCCGATTGCATTGCTGGGCTATGCCACGCCGTTAATTGCCGCGATAGCAATGTCTGCGTCTTCCATTACGGTTTTGGCGAATGCCATGCGTGTGAGGGCCGCGTCATGA
- a CDS encoding FixH family protein produces MPSEFTGKHVFAMFALAFGTIIAVNLTLAYQAVATFPGLEVKNSYVASQKFDTDRAAQQALGWDVSAVVNGSELRLIILKDGVPISPEIDQVVFGRATSVAADQTPEFRFTGDALIAKVEAGAGNWNLRLKARAEDGTLFQQRVIVRVVK; encoded by the coding sequence ATGCCTAGTGAATTTACCGGAAAACACGTTTTTGCAATGTTTGCATTGGCCTTTGGCACAATCATCGCGGTCAATCTGACCTTGGCATATCAAGCGGTCGCCACTTTTCCTGGGTTGGAAGTTAAAAACTCCTACGTTGCCTCGCAAAAATTCGATACTGATCGGGCGGCGCAGCAGGCTTTGGGCTGGGACGTGTCCGCCGTCGTTAACGGCAGTGAGTTGAGGCTCATTATCCTAAAAGATGGTGTACCTATCTCACCAGAAATAGATCAAGTTGTATTCGGACGCGCGACCAGTGTGGCCGCAGATCAGACACCAGAATTCCGCTTTACCGGTGATGCACTGATAGCCAAGGTTGAAGCCGGAGCGGGCAACTGGAACTTGCGCCTCAAGGCAAGAGCGGAAGACGGAACTCTCTTTCAGCAACGCGTCATTGTGCGGGTCGTGAAATGA